From the genome of Hyalangium minutum:
CTCACTCAGCAGGTAGAACACGGCACGGCCTACCTGCTCAATAGGGTTCTACTCCGGCTGCTCTCTCCCCAACCAAGTCCCTCCCGGTGAACGGTTACCGCGGAATATGGAGCCTCTTGGTCATGGCTCCCGCGCGTCAGGAGCACAACAGAGATTACAGGACCGCCATGAGCAACGCTTCGGCCTCCACCATGACGACATGCTCCGTGTTCTCCCCCCAGGACAACGGGCTCCTCCTGCCACACCGGCAGCTGACGGGCACACTGGGGGCACATGCGGCCCAACAGGGGCAATCTGCTTGGAGGCAAGCGGCCTGAGTTCCCCGGTCTCCCAGGGCTCACGAGAACCCCGTGGGAGGCGGACAGGAGCGTGTGCCCTGGCAAGGTGTGGCAGGGGAGGAGCGGGTGGAGGAGCGCGGGTGGGCGTACCGGCGGAGGCAGCCGGAGGGGACGGTGCTGTACGAGGCGGTGAGGGATAACCTGGCCACGCTGCTGGAAGAGGCGAGCGAGGTGGGGCGCGGCCTGCCCCGGTACGTGGAGCGGGACGTAAGCCCGGTACCTGGAGTGCGGAGTGCTGGCGCACGGCTTCGCGCGGGTGCGCTGCGAGAGTGGCAAGGACGAGTTTCTCGTCGCCTTCTGGTGCAAGGGACGAGGGGTGTACCCCTCCTGCAACGCGAAGCGGGCGCATGTGACGGCAGTGCATCTGGTGGAGCGGGTGCTGCCGCATGTGCCCTACCGGCAGTGGACGCGGTCCTTTCCGCATCGGGTGCGGTGGGTGCTGCTCAAGGACGTGGGGCCCCTCTCGGACGTCCTCACCGTTTTCCTGCGCGCGGGGCACGCCCTGCTGCGGCGGAGGGCACGGCGGCAGAGCCTACGTGGCGGGCAGGTTGGGGCCGTGTCGTTCATCCCGTTCTTCGGCTCCGCCTTGCAGGTGACTCCTCATTTCCACTCGCTGGTACCGGACGGCGTCTTCGTGCCGTGAGAGGGCGGCGTGCGCTTCGAGCCGTTGCCGCCGCCCACGCAAGCAGAGGTGGAGAAGTTGCTGAAGGGGGTGCGGCACCGGGTGCTGCAGCTGGTGGAGAACGGAGCGGATGAAGCAGAGGAGGCCGCGAGAGGACTTTTGCCGAGTAGCTGAGGAGGACGTTGGACTTCGACGTGTTGGCCTGCGTGAGGTGTGGAGGCAGGCTTAAGGGTGTTGGCGGGCCGTGAAGGGAGCACGAGGGGTGCGCGCGATTGTGAAGCACCTGGGCCTGGCCACAGCAGGTGCGAGGCGAGCCCCGGCGCGAGGGCCACCCCAGGCAGCGTGGTGTTGAGGCGCTCAAGACAACCCACAGGCCCAGCTCAGGCTCTTGCCGCGCCCTGATGGGAGGGGGGCCTGGGCAGCAGTGTGCCCTATGGGGTGCTCGGCCCCCTCCACGGGCCTGGCACACAGCTCGGGCGGCTCCCGTCCGCGGCCCTCCTCGGCCCCTGCGCTCCAGCCCTCTCCTTCAACCGGCCTCCCATTTTTCTGATGCTCCCCCCAAGCCTGAGTTCGAAGCACTACCGCGGAGGGGGCTGCAGTCCTTCTATCGGCCGGAGCTTCGATCTGGGAGGCAAGAGTTGCCGCAGTACGTCGGGGCGGGTGCTGGCGGCGAGGGTAAAGCGGGAGCGCCAGCCGTTTTCTCGGAGCTGGTCGAGCCACCGCAGCGCTTCGTGGGCGGACAGGCCTCTCCGCATCAGGGCGAAGTAGAGGTGGGCATACTCGTCCGCCAGCGAGGTGGCGAAGGTCACCGGGTCATCCGAGTTGATGGAGACGAGCAGCGGAGGAGGGGCCTCGGGAGGGCGAGCGGCTGGGGCTGCTTCATGTGCCACGGGCAGGTGCGGCCCCAGCGCCATCGCGGGGTGGTGCTCCAGCCCGAGCATGTTCAGGACGAGCAGGTTGCTGGAGGGGTTCGACTCGACAGTGATCTCCCGCTCACGCAGCAGGGACCGCAGCCAGGCCTGCGCCTCCGCAGCCATGGCGGTCTCGGCGGGGTGGTTATGCACCTCGACGAGGCGCTGGCCCCGGCGGAACACGCCTGCATCCGTCAGGTGCTGCCAGACGAGGCGCAGGACGCGATCCATCCGGGCCCTGGGCTCGGGCTCGTCGGGGAAACGCAGGTACTCCAGCACCTGAGTGTCATGGCGATAGCGTCTGGCGAGGAGAAGGAGGTCGAGCTCGACGCGCGAGAGGCCCAGCAACTCGCGCGCGAGGGCGGTGGCTTCGCTGCGCACGCGTTCGACTCGCGCGGGCTGGGTGGGCAGCTGGCCCTGGCCATAGCGATCCAGCTCCCAAAGCAGATCGTCCAGGCGCTCTTCCGCGGGCTGGACAGCGACGGGGTGCAGCTCGGCCAGCCGTGGGGCGTCCGGGCCGAGTGCGAGCCCATGTCCGATGCGGTCCCCGGTCTGGAGGATTTCGGACTCGAGCAGCTCGTGGATCCGACGCAGGCCCTCCACGAGCCGGCGGAACTCCTCTCCCGCGTGGTAGGTGATGTGGAGTTCCGTCGCCTCCCATTGGGGGGCGAGCCGGCGCAGGCGCG
Proteins encoded in this window:
- a CDS encoding transposase zinc-binding domain-containing protein, with translation MLAHGFARVRCESGKDEFLVAFWCKGRGVYPSCNAKRAHVTAVHLVERVLPHVPYRQWTRSFPHRVRWVLLKDVGPLSDVLTVFLRAGHALLRRRARRQSLRGGQVGAVSFIPFFGSALQVTPHFHSLVPDGVFVP